The Sesamum indicum cultivar Zhongzhi No. 13 linkage group LG6, S_indicum_v1.0, whole genome shotgun sequence genomic interval GAACAAGAAACCTCAATATCTCCAACAATTAGGACCTGGACTAGACTTACCATAGGGACATGAAAAATTGGATGAGAAAGCACAATCTTGAACTCAACAAAAGTGGAAAGAAATTAGGTTCTCTCTACGATTCCTGCCCTCATAGTATCTGATAGAGAAAGCTGAACATGGGAATCTCTTCAAGGTGGGAAGGCAATTTAGATTCACTCCATGATTCCTAAAATCTCCAAGAAGATATAATCTGATGATAGTCTCACATTAAATTTCCAATAATTCATTTGGTAGATTATACAAGCGATGTGCTAAAGGAGTAAAGTAGATCATATTTGTGGACTTGTAGATATCATGAAAATGCAAGGCTAAACAATAGACTCCAACTTAAAAAAGTTCATTAGACTAATAAAGGCAAACTGTCGAGAGAGCAGTCGAAGAACCAAGAAAGAGTGAGATCACCAGAATGCTATTGACATATTAGCATTACCTGCATTATCTTAACATGCGATTTCAGATGAACCTTTTCcctttgttctttttcaaCGAACTCATGTAAGGGTAATTGTTTAGTGCAGTTTGGTTCCTGCAACTGAGATGCTAAGTTGGTTTCAAAAGAGGTCGCAGTTCAGTTTCCTTGTCATCTCCTTTGCTTCTCTCCAAGATACTGTTCTTTTCTTTGCATTCTTCCTCTGAACTTTAGCATTTGTATTTTGCTCTGAGGTCACTAAATACCATCAACAATGAGCTTGTTTGAACTTTGATAATCCACCCTTCGATGTAAGACTATCAACTTCTTGTTCTACTAGTTTTGGCAGTATActtgtgaaattaaaaagtCAATGCCCTCCCATACTACCATAATCTTCTTTAGTTAGCCCCGCTTTTCTGTGATATGCCTTCTGCCATTGCCTTTCAATTCATTTTGCCTCAGCGGTGTCTGGTTTTAGTTCCATCACTATCTTCAAGTGTTTTTATAGAACTTGACCTCTTTCAATGCAGTTGATAATCATAAAATCGAtgattgatattattaaattgtgTTGAAccaaatttctttcttattatcAAGGATCCATGGAAACttgaaaatattcttgtaCGAATACTGTGTGGAATACAACATTCTTCCGAAAATCCACTTGGCATCCTATGTTGACTGATCTCTGACATAATTGACGGTGTGTCTTAACATGTTTTCAGAGGGCATGCCAGACatgtttcatatatatatatatattctaatcaCCAGAATATCTGCATAAATTTGTCATCCAAATGCCTACACACGttttcatgtatatatgtatgcaaatgcttgtaaaatatatcaatatattatatattggaTTATTATGTCTGAGCCATGTAGTGTCCTAAGCTGTGACGATAAGTCAGCATCTGCGCACCATGGGTGATTATGGAAGTTACTGATGGAAATTTTAGTCTTAGTGCTTTGTTGCATGTGAGATCTGACCAAGACAGAATATTGCTGTTGAATAAGAAATTTCTTAAGTTTTAAGATGCGAGGAAAAGACCCTTGGTTACATAAAGGAGAATGAGAagattaaataagaaaaagattgGAGCCTCTCCAAAATTTAGGTGCTGATCTTCTGTCTGTATTATGTTTCGATCAAGTTGATAAGATCCTAACTCCTAAATAGTGGATAGGTTAATGTGGGACATTAAAGATTGATGctccataatatttttagtcaatgattaatgttaaaagataaattcaTCACTTGATAAATTTGTGCTCACTAGGGTTATAAGCAAGTTGGAATAAACATGTCTTTTGAGCTTGTGTTAATATCTTTTACGATACCAAACTCATAAAGCCAGCAATCTAATGAAATATTCATGGagattatgtataaattttctatatttaagAATCTACCAGGAACTAAATGATCCTCCATATGTTCCAGTTTTGGTTGCTTGAATTTCCTTCTCGGCTCGCTTAGAATAAAGCTCCATCTCCTAAATTGTTGTTTCCTTCTGTTGAATGACCACCCCATCTCAAGATGCATAGTAGGCCGGGCTGGGCTAACTAAACTCGGGACTGAATtgaaccaataaaaaaatggcCTGGTTCGGCCTAGGCCTACCTCAGTCTTGGGCTGGTCCCATGAATCAATACTTGGGACCAGCCCAGCCCAATGGCTGAGGACCACCTGGTCCTAGATTGGGCTTGTTGGGTCTTTTCTTTAagttcattaatatatattcttaactattatttttctatatataaatttcgtgtaatttaatttattatttatttatttcaaaaaacaattataaatttaagtaattgttTATAAGAAAACCTCATatcataaaaaagataaaataaacaagTATATTCAGGCCTGGTTTGGGTTTCAACCGGGCCGGTCCATTGGCTGGGCGTGGGTTTAAAAATGGACCCAATTGGGGCCCACTTAGAGACCCAGGACTGCCCCAATACCGGCCATAAACATTAGTGAGCCAGTCTTGGGACGGACTTTTTTGAACCCCATCTAAAAGGTGAAGTTGTTAAAGAAgagaatcatttaatatttatatatagtacgCCTCCTCATGTGCAGGCTGTATTCGTTTTATTTGTCAAGCTTTGCACATGTAActctgtttttttaataaatgggTGGCAGTGAGACTGGTAGCTATGAGCTCTTCTTTGACTCGACTTTAATACCATGTTGAATGAATGCATCATCTAAAGATAAAAGTTTAAACTGTTGGAGAGAAAAATCAccgtatttaatatttctaacacGGTAACACCTAGGAATTACCATGcctattaaaataatgatgttACACTACGAAGTCTCAACCACTACTTAGAAGGTAGTAATATAATACACTGCTAAATTTCAACCACTATTTTGAGGGTAATACTGTGATACCTAACTAGGTCTCAACTACTGCTACTCCGATGCAATAATCTAAAGATACACTGAACTTAGAATTTTACATCTATCTAAAACTTCATACCAAGTTTAGTGTGAGTCAGTTTTATGGGATGGAGGAAGTGTTTTCGGGATTGGAGACAAGTGTTGTAAACGAATATTTGCTGTAACCTTTAAGATAGAATTCTGTTTTCATTTAAGATTATGGCGGTATATTATGCAGTTCCATGTGGGTGAGTGGCTATGAACTCAAGTAGGTGACCTACAACACGAATGATGTAGATGAGGAAAATTTGCTGGATTAGAAATGAGTCTTTAATAACGAGTATATTCCTGTTGAACTTGCCAAAAATGGCCCACTCTGTAGATATTCCTAGTGAAGCGAACCTTGAAACTATGTTGTCGGTCGAATTGACCATTGATGGATCCCACGTAATTTTGTCCATCGAGATTTCTATAGTTTATTATACTGTTTGTGATCGACTATTTTAATCCTAGCCAAGGTTGATTCCTATCACTATATATTAGCTTCTAGAGCTTTATTTGTGTTTGGCATGAAGATACGCTGGATGATTAGTCTGAATAGatacttgtaattattcatgttgTCCAGACAAATGGATATAGAATGTCGCAAATTGTGGCATAGGGATCAAGGTTTGTTGGATGGAGAAAGACCCCTCGTACATCTCAAGTGAGAAGGAGACAATGTTTTCTTTGCTGCATTCCCAGCCACATAACTTACCCCTCTTTCGTTTTGACTTGACTGTCTTTGTTTGAACAATTTATACTTGGAATTCAAGCACTGCTCATCATCCAACACTGGTTATTCCTCTTACATCCCTGCTCACATGTCTTGCACGATATTATGAGCTCTCCTATGTTTTCTTTGCTTCTTTCAACTCTTAAGCTCCACTTATCCTTTCTTTGGCAGAAATTATTTGACTCTcacaaactaataaaaatcTCTGATCCGTGAGAAAGTAATGATAATTGTGCCTTGTACTtataaattccttattttcaatctatattatatttctcaaAGGAGAGTAGAGCCCGTGAAGCATCCCTGAAAGTTTATGACTCTTTAATGGTTAAATAATTACCAGAATGGTCAATTATTAATAAGCACACAATTCTTCAAGGGAAGGAATAGTAGGTGTCAGagtatttatgaaaaatgtaGGGGTTTGCATAATTTTACTATCTTCCATGGGTTGTTAGTGTATTTTCCCAAACATTTAAGTAATCCAATTGTTTAATTTACACGCTTTCTGTTTTGTGTAACCTTTAATTTCAAGTCACTTCGTTTCCTTATGTTTTCTGTCTTCAGTCGCTAAACATAACAATCAGAAGAATTTTTGTCTACTTGACCTCAACTGCTTCTATTCAAACTCTTGATTTTTGCTTTGAAGTACGTGCAATAATATGTTCTCAAACTTTGTTGAGCACCGATCATTCtcgtttcttgtttttctggATGAGTCTTGATTCGTTTAATTTGTTGCGAGATTGTCTGAATACTTTCCACAGCCCCTCTTTGCAATTTCACAGTTACGGGTTATGCAATTTACAGGGAACGGAGGATGATGTGGTAAATTGGTTGCATGGTGATGGATTGTGGAAAAAGGCAAGGGAACCGTATGAGCCCTTGTGGATTAAAGGAGGAGGCCACTGCAACTTGGAGCTGTATCCCGATTACATCCGCCATCTCTGCAGGTTTGTTCAAGAAATGGAGAATATGAATACTGAAATTCGGCTCAGAAAGATCCGACAGACTCTCCCCCTTCAGAAAAGGTCCAAGTCCGCTTCCAGGAACTCTACCAACAGTTGCTGTAAAATTCAGTTCAGACGACCCAAATGCCCGGAATGTTTGAATCCTAGCTGCATAAAATCCTGCTGCTGGTGGCCAAAATGCCCCAAGTGGCGGCCAAAATGCCCGGCGTGCTTCAAACCAAGCTGCTCCATGTGTTCGTGTCGGTGCAAGAAATGCTCGTGCAGGTGCACCATGTGCTCGTGTTTGTGTGCTGCCAAGTGTTCATGCTGGTGATATTTAACAGGGGGTATAATAAGAACGTTAATGATGAAGAGGAGAAAGGCTTAGATTGTTGTACAGATTGGAGCTCTTTAACACCCTTCTAATGGTGCAGTAGCCTGTGACATTTAGGAGTTCAAATTCTATACAAtgcatttttcacttttcttgcTTTTATAATGGGATTCACTATTGTAATCCTTTTCTTGCATTATATAGGTGGAAATATGAGTTTGTTTGTaccattttttcttctttttctactCAATCTCATTGCAAGACCTCAAATGCAACTACCTTACTTTTGGGCTCTGCTGTGCTCTCAAACACTTTCACACTACATAATTCTATGGTCCATTAGTTTCTAGACGAGGTCACTAGTTTGGGTCTTTCCACTGTGCTAGTCTGGATCTATTTTATCGGGAAGAATGCAAGCAATTCCCTTATGATatcacaaatgagcaaattactctcttataaaaaaataaatagtgatttatttctctatactttttaaaatattacaattacccccttataatttttaaaatcaagcaaggaggtaaattactttattttgaaaagtatagggggtaaattagtatattttttttataaaggggtaatgtgctcattttcaatatcacatgagtGAATCACTATTCACCCCTATTTTATCTGTTGTAGAGAGCCTTTGATTTGACTAATATGTTAAAACATATAGAAactttctcataattttttttgtgtaattttcaattgcttgtgtgaaatttattataatcataaattttttcccgttatttgaaaaattataaatgcccttctgaaattacaaatcatctaataaataaccTCCTCTGATAGTTCACTGTAGGAAGGTGTTTgttaagaaatttataattttaaaagatatttgtaatttttcaaataataaaggtgtatttataattaagacaaaCTTAGAGGAGCttcttataatttaactaattttttttaaataaaataatatgtattttgaggatgaaagaaaatgcctctattattttcttatagtttTGTTTATTCATGTGGATGTGTAATACATATAGCTACCAAATCTATGGTTAAAACCTCATAGAGAAATATTGATGTTTgttttactattaattttttttttgatattatattatgcGTACATTtactttatcaattaaaaaaaataaaaacacaaaaaaataaatataataatataatttatcgtTAGAATTATTCTATAATGGAGGTcgtttttaaaattgatttggatCTGATATCTATTAAATAGcactaaaaaatgaaaaaaaatgcaataatataatgaatcattatttttatttttttttaagtatcacggttctaaaattaaatgtagaaaaatcttttttattccaaatattaatttactcaattCTGATCCATtcagtttttaaattttttattgaactataaataattttactatttcaaGATATAATATCtatcattacaaatttaagtttatattagaataaatatataattatttaattaaataaatatatcatgaaCAATTAAATGGGTAGTAGACATAAAAAAGAGTGTACCCATAAATTGGTGAATTTGCATGAACTCCGTGTAGTTATTAATAGCCTATTAGGAGGGTTTTTTttacatactttttaaaacatatggggattttatgcattttgccCGTTGTTAATAGATACGTTTCACcacttttatgattaaaaaaaatccatacataataacttattaaatggcctaattaataactatttttacaatatcaatcatatttttattagtaattatattaataaaact includes:
- the LOC105164480 gene encoding protein ABHD17B isoform X2 — its product is MCLTHCVGNRSPFQSTFPLQKFNWVSSREGLPRFIFFLWYDYSGYGASTGKPSEYDTYADIEAVYECLQTEYGISQEDLILYGQSVGSGPTLHLAAKLPRLRGVVLHSAILSGLRVLCHVKFTLCCDIYKNANKIRKVKSPVLVIHGTEDDVVNWLHGDGLWKKAREPYEPLWIKGGGHCNLELYPDYIRHLCRFVQEMENMNTEIRLRKIRQTLPLQKRSKSASRNSTNSCCKIQFRRPKCPECLNPSCIKSCCWWPKCPKWRPKCPACFKPSCSMCSCRCKKCSCRCTMCSCLCAAKCSCW